The Pithys albifrons albifrons isolate INPA30051 chromosome 4, PitAlb_v1, whole genome shotgun sequence genome segment CTGCTTCCAGTGATGTCTTTACCTTCCAGTGAACTGACATCAAAGCCATTTACAAACACTTTGCAATTAAATCTCTACAACACTCAGATTCAGTCCATGCAGAGTTCTGCATCTGCACACCAAATGGTTGCCACATCGTTACCATTGGGAATGCCTTGTCCAATAGATATGGAGTCTGTCCACCCTTCTCACCAGCTATCATTGAAATATCCGCTCGGTACTACCTCATATGCAATTTCTATGCCTGAAAAAGAACAGCCATTGAAAGGGGAAATTGAAAGTTACTTAATGGAGTTGCAAAGTGGTATGCCTTCTTCATCCCAGGATTCTCAAGCGTCTTCATCAAAACTAGGGCTGGATCCACAAGTAGGGCCACTAGATGATGGGTCTGGGGAGGTTTCCCTTTCCAAGGGCTCCGTTCCTATTAGTGAACCTCTAAACGCCCCATCATTGGACTTTTCTCAGCTATTCAACTTCATACCTGTAAATGGCCCTACCTATAATCCTTCTGTTTCAGTGGGAAACCTTGGAATGAGTTATACGCAAGAAGAGGCACATTCTTCTATGACTCAGCTTCCACCACAAACCCAGGATCCACAAGATCCTAGCAATAGTATAGGTCTTGGGTCTCTGCACTCATTGTCAGCAGCTTTCACAAGCAGTCTAAGCACAACCACCACCCTACCACGATTTCATCAAGCTTTCCAATAGGATGTACAAAGCTGGCTTGTTACTGTCTATTTGTAGAAATGCCTTAGCTGACCATTTTTAACTTAGTGCCTACTATAAGACATTATAAATTCTCTGCTTTTGTACAGTACCAATCTCATGAAGCCAGTAAGAAatttaaattaactttttaaaaatgttttgaaagtgTTTATTCTCAGCTGTGtttactttgggttttttttaaacagtctcATTGTATTGT includes the following:
- the PLAG1 gene encoding zinc finger protein PLAG1 isoform X2, whose amino-acid sequence is MATHSPEKTHKCNYCEKMFHRKDHLKNHLHTHNPNKEAFKCEECGKNYNTKLGFKRHLALHAATSGDLTCKVCLQTFESTGVLLEHLKTHAGKSSGGVKEKKHQCEHCDRRFYTRKDVRRHMVVHTGRKDFLCQYCAQRFGRKDHLTRHMKKSHNQELLKVKTEPMDLLDPFTCNVSVPIKDELLPVMSLPSSELTSKPFTNTLQLNLYNTQIQSMQSSASAHQMVATSLPLGMPCPIDMESVHPSHQLSLKYPLGTTSYAISMPEKEQPLKGEIESYLMELQSGMPSSSQDSQASSSKLGLDPQVGPLDDGSGEVSLSKGSVPISEPLNAPSLDFSQLFNFIPVNGPTYNPSVSVGNLGMSYTQEEAHSSMTQLPPQTQDPQDPSNSIGLGSLHSLSAAFTSSLSTTTTLPRFHQAFQ